TGAAGTGAAACGGCATCTTCATATGTTGCATCGGTAAGAACGGGAGCACCTTTCACCACGAGCGTTAAATTGATATCATATCTTTTTAATTCCCGGCAGACGAGCTTATCAAATACTATTTCCCCGCAATTATCTGTGAAATAAAGAATATCGCCTTTCAAATATTTCTTTACCTTATCTAAATCATCATGCTGCAGTCCCTCTTTAATTTCATCATCAAATTTTTTCTCTAATTCTTCTGGTGAGGAAGCGCTGCCGGCAATGCCAAAATCTATGGAATTGCCGATTACTGAACAAATTATGGCTGCTTCAAGTTTATCGCTGCTTCCATTTATAAATTTCTCTGCCTCTGGAAGAATTTTTTTTGCGATTTCGTTGCTTCTTTCCTTGAGTTCTTTATATGGGTCTGGGTTTTTTAGTATCTCATATGCCATTTTGTGAACGATGCTTGCAATTTGTGCAGAGCTTTTTTTTCCGCCG
This is a stretch of genomic DNA from Candidatus Thermoplasmatota archaeon. It encodes these proteins:
- a CDS encoding ARMT1-like domain-containing protein, whose product is MKMKPRCIPCLLNRIIFESDLANASQEKQEEIMKKTAQKLLDEYGGKKSSAQIASIVHKMAYEILKNPDPYKELKERSNEIAKKILPEAEKFINGSSDKLEAAIICSVIGNSIDFGIAGSASSPEELEKKFDDEIKEGLQHDDLDKVKKYLKGDILYFTDNCGEIVFDKLVCRELKRYDINLTLVVKGAPVLTDATYEDAVSLHFNDVTDKIMTTGAFAVGVEFNKISDGLKRKLENASLIICKGMANYEGFSETDYKPIAYFLKVKCKSIAEDMHLPLGANAIKLYDR